Sequence from the Saccopteryx bilineata isolate mSacBil1 chromosome 6, mSacBil1_pri_phased_curated, whole genome shotgun sequence genome:
ttacTAGGGTACTTGTGCCCGTATTACAGGAGTCTCACTGCTAAGGAAGAGGGTAGGTGTGAATATCAAATAGGCAACATTGGctacaatgaagaaaaaatacacatGGCATGAAAATTTCTAGAAGGAAATACCTGCCGCGTCCAGAGTGCTCTCTCTACAATCATCCTGCACGAATTAACCTGTCAAATCTTTACAAAACTCTGGAAGgaattttattctcttcttgttacagatggggaaactgaggcatggcaAGAGACAGTCACTTGTCCCAAGTCAGAAATAGAATGCAGGCAGCCAAATTGTAGCATCTGGGCTCTTGAGCCACCAAAGTGGTAACAATGTTATTAATAATGACAATGACAAATACTGTGTGCTGGCACCACTCGAAACATGTTACAtggattaactcatttaatcctcacaactttatgaggcaggtactattattattccattgtataaagaagtaaattgaggcacagagacttGTCCTTGGCCACAGAGCAAGTGTTaacagggtttatttctggatagTGGAATTATGGGTGTGTTTTAAGGTCCTTTTTTTGATACTCTGCGTTCTTCAATCCTCCCACCACAACCCTGCATTATTTGAGAAGTCAAAGAAAAACAGCCTTCCACCTGGgcccctcacctccccaccccagaggcctggaggaggactagccctgcctccctctcctgcctgcctctctcgCTCCTCAGTGCCCTCTCCCCTGCAGTCAAGGCTTCTCAAAGAACTCTCCCTCTCTTGGCTCCCAGCCTCCACTCCTCTGGTACCCGCCTCCTGGCATGCCCTTCCCCTCATTCCTGCCTGTTGAACAGCTCCACATGGCTCCAGGCCCTGGGTCAGAGGCTCCTCACCCACAAGGTCTCCTGGGTCCAGGAAAGGGGCCTCCCTGTGCCCTTTACCCACTGCACTTTGCCTCCTCCAGAGGCCAAGCAGTCTGTTTTGTCACATCAACAAACTTGTCAAGGGCTTTCTGGTTGCCAGGCCTTGGTATGAACAGCTAGTCATTCATCCTCAAAACAacctctctcagcctcaccctggcCTCCACGGCCCCCACATGGAGGACCCTGCCACCATTCTGTCCTCCTCTCCTCACTCCACCCTGGCTACCTCTGCTCTATCCACACTGAGCTCTGtcctgtctcagggcctttgcacctgctgttccttctgcccagAACGCTCTCTAAGTACCCTTCCCAGTCATCCTCGACCACGTCCGCCCAGACTGTGACCTTTATCACAATCTGAGATTAACCCGCCAATTTACTACTTGTTTGTTGTCCATCTTCCCACCAGAAGGTCAGCTCCAGGGGCACAAGGACCATCTTGGGCCCACAGTAGGTACTCCCTTGATACCGGCTGAATATGTGAATAGAAGCCAGTACTGTTCTTTGTTCACAGGTGAGAAAGCCCAGGCCCAAATTAGCCGAGcatcttgctcaaggtcacccagcaagTCAAGAACAAAGCTCGGAGCTCCCCCACTATCCTCCCCCCCAAGTGGTATTAAAAGCTCCGTTTGCCCATCTGTTCCCCTACACGACAGTGACTGGCAGGCAGGAAAGCGGCACAGCCGAGGCTGAGACAGACCCAGATTCAAATTCCAACTTTTTCTGCTTTGTGCGCTAATGGCATTCCTTATCAAAGCCTCGGGTCCCTGCTCTTTGAAATGGGACTGCTACCTCTTAGCTTTGGGGGACACCCAGGAGGAGCTCCAATTCCAACAGTCTGGAGCCTCagaacccccaccccctcactcccCTACACATGGCCACTCAATGCAAGGTTGAAACTCCCCAGTGAGGGGCAGATGGCCAGCTGGGGCCCCTGGGACTCTCTACCACGAGTCACTCAGGGGGTCAGCCAAGGTAAGAAAGGACAGAAGAGAGGGCAGGGGCAGAAAAACAGAGCAAATGAGAGGTTTAGGGCTATGGGGGAAGGCAGGAGACAAAAGGCATCTTGCGTTCAAATATAACATGTGAATTTGAATCTCACATCAGTCACTTACCAGCTGTTGGGGGCCAGAGACTTTGCCTCTCTGTGACTTGGTTTCCCCAACTAGTAAAGGGGGATGATAAGTAGCGCGCTCATGTCACTGGGTTATTGTGAGGACAAAGGCACAGAAAGCACGCACAGTAACACCTAGTGAGGAGTAAGCGCTCAACAAACCAAGCCCCCCCCCCTCACACACCTCACCTCAATCAGGCATCTGCTCAGATGCCATCTCCCAGGAGAGGGAGGCCTGCTggacctccccacctctccctgcccCACTTTCCTTCCTTCAGAGCCTCTGTTCCCACCTGTCATTATGTTGTTCCTGTTACTGGATACttagtgtctgtctctctctttataaatTGTCACCTCCATCTTGATCATGAcctgtccccagcacccagcataggtcctgcacacagcaggtgctcaataaatgtttgttgaataaatgaaaaaataagtggaaaaataaatgtctcagAGACAAAGACAAGACAATCCCAGGGAGGCTTGGAAGGACTTCAGGAGAGGAGGGAGCATTCTTTAGGTGTTTACAAGGAATCTAAATTCTATCCAATGTCTACCCTCCCTTTGCTACTCCAGCTTCCGCCACGCTCAGCTGTACAGCCTTGCACAGATCACTTCCCCTTTCTGAGCCGGTTTGCTTGGCACGAAAATGCCAATAGCAAAGCCGAGACCTCCAAAAGACTGATTAAACTGACCAGCACGCCCTGAGCACAGGACCTGGCACCCAGCAGAATCTCCAGCTTTCGTTTCTGACACCCACTTTTCTCCTTGGTAAAATAACTAGGCCATGGGGCAATTGCATAAGATTATGAGGTGTGAATGTGTTTTGTCAACTCTCCTATCCTGATCAAACACTGGTTGGGGTTCCCAGGTAGCCTCAGTGGTTAACTTCACTGAATGGATCTGTGGTTAACGTGACCAGTGTTCTCAGGCAGATGGAAGGATCCAGCCAGTCCATCTGGGCCAAGACCTTGGAGGGTGGTGCTTTGCACACTGTAAGCAATGGACTTGCTTCCACTATTGTTCCTATTCCTTGAGGCACATCCCTGGCTTCCTGGGCTCCCCTCTGCTTCACCCATCCTACTCTTTTTTGTTTCCTGGCTTTTGAATAAACTGGCCCCTCCTCCCTTCAAGCCTTTAGTCCTCCTAGTCTAGTGATCCATAGAGCGGGTATCCCTCAATCTGTGACATTTCCCGGAGTGCTCTGCGCACAGCTCTGTCTACCATGCTCTCACACCGGGCAACGCAGACCACCATCAGAACGCTTACCCTGTTAACTACTTTTCCCAGCCTTCTTCACAGGCAGTCAGACGGGCTCAGGTTCAAATCTCCTTTCTGTGGCTTCCAAACTGTGAAACCGTATGCAAGTCACTTAACTGTGGTGCTTGGGGTGCCTGAACTCGGGGCCAGGCCAGGAGCCCTCCAGGTAGGGCTCAGGATTGAGGGCAGGGACTGGGCTTACACACCAGGCTCTCCACACCACGCCTTCcccagggccctgggatctcataTCTGGCTCCACCTGTTTCTCTGTTCCACCTTGAACACTAATATCACTtctgtgggcctcagtttacttctgtaaaatgggtgtaATACTTTCCATGGGTGTTATATAGACTGAAGCAGAATGTGAGTGTGTGAGGAGTGGCATTCCAGGCTAACTGTGAGACAATGAACAGGAAAGGGGACCCTGGGTGGCACTGTTTGACCAGGCTGCTCCCCTCTAACCTCCTTTGTGCCCTCAGCAAAATGGGTGAGCACGAGCCACCAACCAACTCTCAGTGCTGAAGGGATAGGCAGGAACTGGAGAGATTCATTCCTAAATTGGGATCCTCCAAGACTGCTCCCCCCACCTACAAAGCCTGAGCCGCCTCCTTCCCTAGGTCCAGTCCCGGCCTTTGCTTCATCGGGTAAATACTAGATGTAGATGAGCAGATGTGCTGTTGTTGGTACTGGTCTGACTTGAAGGCTCCAGGGTCCTGGCCAGTCACCAAGCCACCCAGGGCAGAAAGACCTGTTCAGGGCCAACTGAGCACCAAGGCTAGAGTGAGGTTATCTCTGCCCAGCACTCTGCACAGCCCCCATGCTACAAACAGGAGATGCCAGCGTTAGGGAGACTGCCCGGACCCCCAGCTCCATAATGGCGGGGCTGAGTGTGTCTGTCACCCGCATCCCAGGCTTCCACCGGAAAAGCACATGCAGGCCcccaaagggaaagggagggaaaaagcATTCCCCATTCTCAAACCACAGTATCAACAGCTATCCCAAAATCCCAGACTGCCCCAGGCCCTTGTCCAAATAATCTACGAACACACCAATTTCACCCCTCACTACTGAATTCCTAGGGCAAGGGGGACCCCCAAATCAGTTTCTTGCTCATAGGAACCTGACAGCCAAAAAATCTGCTCTAAAAACAAGCCTCAGAAAAGTACCCACCTCTCCAAAGGTGGTTGTGAAGCTTAATGAGATgtggcaagtccagggtttacCGGACGCCTGGCCCCTGGCAAGCGCTTGCCACACTTACACTGCACTGCAGACCAGGGTGCCAAGTGCCAAGAGCCTCCCAGCGAAAAATAATAACAAGAGCAAAGGCTTATATAACACCTCCTGCGTGCCAGGCACCGCGGGACGCCGTACGTGTATCCACTAACCCCTCTGTCTACATCCTCAACTCTCAGGAATGCTGTCCAGGGCTGGAAGGGGGGTGTGGGTGCAGTAAAAAGGGGCAGGAGGCTATCAGGGGGCCGAGACACAGAAACCTGGCCAGGAGCTGTTTCTGTCCCAGGGAGTCAGGAACAGGGGCCCCAAATTCACACTTAGACTCAGCCACCTTGAACAAGCAGGTGAGATCAGGCCTCGGTGTCCACATCTGGGCAGAGGGCAGACAGTAAATCTCCCAGTGCCAGGAAAGGGAGTGGAAGTGCAGGAACCCTTCCCCTGACCTCCCTCCATCTGGCTGGGCCTCTCCCCTCCTGCTGACCAGGTACAcccaaactggccagggccacaaaaacaCAAGCTCTCCCACACACCCAGGCTCCTCtcttaaaacacacatacacacgaagTACTTTTTAAACAGCCCAACCCACTACACTTACCAAACGAATCTGCCCCAATTTGGGCTCAGCAGAACCAAGACCTGtacctctctcctccagcaaccaCAGGCCCTAAACACTATGCAGGGGTCACAGACTCCAAATGCAAGCCTGGCACTCAGGACCTGCCAGAGGCCCgggaccccctcccccagcagggtTCCCAGTCACtcctccccagcacccagggactCGGAGCTACCCTGAAAACCTGACCCAGCACTCTTCTGCTCCTCACCCCCCAAGTCCGCTCCTCACCCCCCAAATCCGCTCCTCACCCCCCAAGTCCGCTCCTCACCCCCCAAGTCCTAGTGCCATCTCCAAGCAGAGACCCTGAGGGAAGTAGCATAAGAGGAGAAAGAccagctgcaacacccccacccaaccgccaaaaaagccaaaaatattagCAGCCCCACGCAAAAGCCCCCAcaccagaaaagcaaaaataaaagcatagaaatccaaaataaagaaaaaattcaaaagccAAATACTGCCCCCAAAAGGCTTTTTAaccattctcaaaaaaaaaaaagtttattaaaagtgTTCTTAATGCTTGAAACGGAAAAGATTCCCAAATATACAGACGCCTCTTTTCTCAtagaaatagattatttttttataatacaaaaaaaaagaccaaaacaacaacaacaacaaaaacaacagcaacagcaaCAAGCCGGTAGAACATCTTTAAGCGATTACTCAGGGCCCGGCTGACAGTTACACGTGGGTTGCGTCAGTCCCGTGTACACACGCGTTCAGCCATGTTTAAACGGATTGCATCAACTTCGAAACCGGCCTGCCTGCCGGCGCCTGGAGATCGGGCAGAGGAAGAGCCGGAGAGTTTACTATTATTCATCTGTACACATagacatttcttctttaaatatcacGGGCGGGCGCCCCATCTGCTTGTGCGGTTGGTTTGgacaaaaatatagatatatatataataaaatattaaaattaccgACGAGCTCCCCGCGCTGCCAAGTGCCCCAGTGCCAAAGTTTTGCCGGCGCCACCACGGGCGGGGGCGGGAGCGGGAGCGGGAGCGAGGGCGCTTCCCGGAGTCTTGCGGCCGCCGCGCGCCCGGCCGACAGGGGGACGCGCGCGGGGGCCGCGCTAGCAGTGGCCAGAAGAGGCGAGCAAGGGCTCTGGCAGCTGCTTGAACAAGTTCCTCAGGGTGCTGAGCTCGCGAGACAGCTGCTCCACCTTCTTCTGAAGCCGCTCGTTCTCGGCCGTGAGCTCCAGGACCTTGTGCTGCGTCTCCAGGTTGCGCATCTTGGCCTTGTCGCGGCTCTTGCGCACCGCGATGTTGTTGCGCTCGCGCCGGATCTTGTACTCGTCGCTATGCTTGTCCACGGTCTTCTTGGCTTTGCTCTTGACCTGCGAGGGCGCCGGTGCCGCCCCCGCGTAGCAGGCAGCTGGGGGCGCCTTGGCGTCTGCCGGGCTCGGCGTACCGGGCGGGCTGGACGACGAGGACGTGGACAGACTCCCGCTGCTGCCGCTCGGCACTGCCTGGTAGCCGAGGTAGGCGCGTAGCGCGTACGGAAAGCCAGCCGCCATGCCTGCGCCGCCGCCACCCGGCGCTCCGGCTTCCTCCTTCCGCTTGCAGTCCGCGGGCTCGAAGCCCGGCTCCGCCTTGAGCTCGGagggctgcggcggcggcgggggcggcgggTGCAGGGGCGCGAAGCAGCCGGGATGCAGCGCGCCCTTGGCGGCCCCCAGGCGCCCTAGGCTCACGTAGCCGTACTCGGTCGCCTTTTTGCAGTTCTTGCCTCCGTAATCGTCGGAGAAGAGGTCGGAGAGGAAGTCGTGGTGCTGCCCGGAGGAGGCGGGCGCGGGGGCGGGCGCGGGCGGAGCCGCCTCGAAGGTGTCCGCGGCCGTGGCCGACGCCGGGGCCTGCGGAGCGCCCAGCGGCTCCAGGTACGGGCTGAAGTCGATGGCGCGCTCGTGGTCCCCGATGCTACCCAGCTCGCCGGCGGGGGGGCGCGGCCCGGGTCTGGCTGCGGGGGGCCCCGCGGAGGCCGCCTTGCCGCCGTACGCAGCAGCCAAGCAGTCCGCCTCGTAGTAGAAGTTGGCCACTTCCATGGATTTAAAGGCAGGTGGCGGAGGCAGGGGGAGACATGCTGGGTCCCAGGCCACCAGGCGTTGCATGAACGCGGGTGCCCGGGTAGGGGGCTTGGGGCTGCCCGCTCCGGCCGGCCCGCAGGTGGCGCGGCCTCCTCGCTGTGAACTGTTGCCGCTGTGTCGTTGCTTCTGCTGCCGCTGTTGATGTCGGGGTGGCCGATACTAGTGCAGGGGCTGGCAACTGGACCCTCGGGTAGGTTTCCTTCCCGGTCCCGTGCGCGGCTCTGACTCGCTAAAGTTTCTCCTGAGCCTGGTTATTTATAAGGCGGCGCATGGCAACGGTGCGTCACGCCTGGCTGCCGCCCCAGCCCCTCCCGCGGCCCCGGGACATGGCCACAGCTTGGCTGCCTGGGACCCCCCCACAGGTCGGCGGCCTGACGGAAAACGAGGAGCGCACCCATGGGGGTCCCCTGACCCCGGGGGGTGACGGGCTGACGCCCCCTGCCCACTCCCACCGGGCTGGCCCGGGAATGGGAGCGAGAAGGGAGGTGCGACCCCGCCCCCGGACCGCCCCCTCTAGGCTTGGAGGATGTACTGAAAGGAGGGGGGAATCCGGGGAGGGGGCAACGCGGTCGCCTTCCCCCACCGAAACACGGCAGCGGCCCGCCCCCTGCTGGAGGAGGCGATGGCTTCAAGGT
This genomic interval carries:
- the CEBPB gene encoding CCAAT/enhancer-binding protein beta: MQRLVAWDPACLPLPPPPAFKSMEVANFYYEADCLAAAYGGKAASAGPPAARPGPRPPAGELGSIGDHERAIDFSPYLEPLGAPQAPASATAADTFEAAPPAPAPAPASSGQHHDFLSDLFSDDYGGKNCKKATEYGYVSLGRLGAAKGALHPGCFAPLHPPPPPPPQPSELKAEPGFEPADCKRKEEAGAPGGGGAGMAAGFPYALRAYLGYQAVPSGSSGSLSTSSSSSPPGTPSPADAKAPPAACYAGAAPAPSQVKSKAKKTVDKHSDEYKIRRERNNIAVRKSRDKAKMRNLETQHKVLELTAENERLQKKVEQLSRELSTLRNLFKQLPEPLLASSGHC